In Polaribacter sp. Hel_I_88, the following proteins share a genomic window:
- the crtD gene encoding 1-hydroxycarotenoid 3,4-desaturase CrtD — MKKVAIIGSGVGGLATSIRLALKNYEVTVFEANPYFGGKLSSFEKDGFTFDAGPSLFTAPENIEALFTLAKKDINSYFTYNDLDESCRYFFDNGKRIIAQKNIEAFAEEAEKVFGEPAENIKKYLKNSKKAYEDIGELFLDFPLDVSLITKSETYKALFSVKFPYIVKSLNSYNESSFKTPEMVQLFNRYATYNGSNPYKAPAMLSMISSLEQSQGTFYPNGGMITITNALVQLAKDVGVKFHLNSKVDKIETINDTVTSVSVNGKNHEADLIVSNMDIYYTYKNLLTNKKLAAKVLKQERSSSAFIFYWGINTNFPELGLHNIFFSEDYKKEFKEIFEESILPVEPTIYVNITSKYDKNHAPNKSENWFVMVNAPAHDKHNWEEQKEKVKKFIIKQINKQLNTNLEKHIVVENTLSPLNIQEKTASFMGSLYGTSSNSKMAAFFRQQNTSKRYKNLFFCGGSVHPGGGIPLCFKSAKLVADAIK, encoded by the coding sequence ATGAAAAAAGTAGCCATTATAGGAAGTGGAGTTGGAGGTTTAGCTACTTCAATTCGCTTGGCTTTAAAGAATTACGAGGTTACTGTTTTTGAAGCAAATCCTTATTTTGGCGGAAAATTATCTTCCTTTGAAAAAGATGGTTTTACTTTTGACGCTGGTCCTTCTCTTTTTACAGCTCCAGAAAATATCGAAGCACTTTTTACTTTAGCAAAAAAAGATATCAATAGTTATTTTACGTACAATGATTTAGATGAAAGTTGTCGTTATTTTTTCGATAACGGAAAAAGGATAATTGCTCAAAAAAATATCGAAGCTTTTGCTGAAGAAGCAGAAAAGGTATTTGGAGAACCAGCAGAAAATATTAAAAAGTATCTTAAAAATAGTAAAAAAGCCTACGAAGATATTGGAGAGCTTTTTTTAGATTTCCCTTTAGATGTAAGCTTAATTACTAAAAGCGAAACATACAAAGCGTTGTTTAGCGTAAAGTTTCCATACATCGTAAAATCTTTGAATAGTTATAACGAATCTAGTTTTAAAACACCAGAAATGGTGCAGCTTTTTAATAGATATGCAACCTATAATGGAAGTAATCCTTATAAAGCACCAGCAATGTTAAGCATGATTTCTAGCTTGGAACAAAGTCAAGGAACTTTTTATCCAAATGGAGGAATGATTACTATTACCAATGCTTTGGTTCAGCTTGCAAAAGATGTTGGCGTTAAATTTCACTTAAATAGTAAAGTAGATAAAATTGAAACTATAAATGATACAGTTACATCAGTTTCTGTGAATGGAAAAAACCACGAAGCAGATTTGATAGTGAGTAATATGGATATTTATTACACCTATAAAAACTTACTTACTAATAAAAAGCTTGCTGCTAAAGTTTTAAAACAAGAAAGAAGTAGTAGTGCATTTATTTTTTATTGGGGAATTAACACTAATTTTCCAGAGTTAGGATTGCATAATATCTTTTTTAGTGAAGATTATAAAAAGGAATTCAAAGAAATTTTTGAAGAATCCATTTTACCTGTCGAGCCAACAATTTATGTGAATATAACTTCGAAATACGATAAAAATCACGCACCAAATAAAAGTGAAAATTGGTTTGTAATGGTAAATGCTCCTGCACATGACAAGCATAATTGGGAAGAACAAAAGGAAAAAGTGAAAAAGTTTATCATCAAACAAATAAATAAGCAGTTAAATACAAATCTTGAAAAGCATATTGTTGTGGAAAACACGCTTTCTCCACTAAATATTCAAGAAAAAACAGCAAGTTTTATGGGGTCTCTTTATGGAACGAGTAGCAATAGTAAAATGGCTGCTTTTTTTAGACAGCAAAATACAAGTAAGCGTTATAAAAATTTATTTTTCTGTGGTGGAAGTGTGCATCCAGGAGGAGGAATTCCTTTATGTTTTAAAAGTGCAAAATTAGTAGCAGATGCAATTAAATAA
- a CDS encoding beta-ketoacyl synthase N-terminal-like domain-containing protein: MIQPISITSIASISAIGSSQNEIWENYLLNNHFLSEKEVNGMPVFVGQLSEENQQKITELRKSDAKYRSLDDAVLFAIFVSREAVKSSNWESESNFGVNFGSSRGATTLFEKYHKEFLETQKSSTLSSPTTTLGNISSWVSHDLQTFGPEISHSITCSTALHSLLNGVAWINSGMSNKFLVGGSEAALTDFTIAQMQALKVYAKQNSSLNSNCHSELVEEFPCKSFDLNKKQNTMVLGEGASAICLEKGIVENSLATISGIGFATEVLQHNTSISTDAKCFQKSMKMALGETALDEIDAIVMHAPGTIKGDQSEVNAIQKVFGEKTPFLTTNKWKIGHTFGSSGMLSLELGLLMLQYQQVIEVPFAVKQIHPKKIKNILINAVGFGGNAVSVLLTKS; the protein is encoded by the coding sequence ATGATTCAACCAATTTCCATAACATCCATAGCTTCAATTTCTGCAATAGGCAGTTCCCAAAATGAAATTTGGGAAAATTACTTGTTAAACAACCATTTCTTATCAGAAAAAGAGGTCAATGGAATGCCAGTTTTTGTTGGGCAACTTTCAGAAGAAAATCAACAAAAAATTACGGAATTAAGAAAATCAGATGCTAAATATAGAAGTTTAGATGATGCTGTTTTGTTTGCTATTTTTGTTTCTAGAGAAGCCGTAAAAAGCTCAAATTGGGAATCAGAATCTAATTTCGGCGTAAATTTTGGTTCTTCAAGAGGGGCAACAACCCTGTTTGAAAAATATCACAAAGAGTTTTTAGAAACTCAAAAATCATCAACCTTAAGTTCACCAACCACAACTTTAGGGAATATTTCTTCTTGGGTTTCGCACGATTTACAAACATTTGGACCAGAAATATCGCATTCAATAACCTGTTCTACAGCTTTACATTCTTTATTAAATGGTGTTGCTTGGATAAACTCAGGAATGTCTAACAAGTTTTTAGTAGGTGGAAGTGAAGCTGCTTTAACCGATTTTACAATCGCACAAATGCAGGCTTTAAAAGTGTATGCAAAGCAAAACTCCAGTTTAAATTCAAACTGTCATTCTGAGCTTGTCGAAGAATTTCCCTGCAAATCTTTCGACTTAAATAAAAAACAAAACACGATGGTTTTGGGAGAAGGAGCATCCGCAATTTGTTTAGAAAAAGGAATTGTAGAAAATTCTTTAGCAACAATTTCAGGAATTGGTTTTGCAACAGAAGTTTTACAACATAATACTTCAATTTCTACAGATGCAAAATGTTTTCAAAAATCTATGAAAATGGCTTTGGGTGAAACTGCTTTAGATGAAATTGACGCAATTGTAATGCACGCTCCAGGAACTATAAAAGGAGATCAATCAGAAGTGAATGCGATTCAAAAAGTTTTTGGCGAAAAAACACCCTTTTTAACCACCAACAAATGGAAAATTGGCCACACTTTTGGATCTTCAGGAATGTTAAGTTTAGAGTTAGGCTTGCTAATGTTGCAATATCAACAAGTAATTGAAGTGCCTTTTGCAGTCAAACAAATTCATCCGAAAAAAATAAAAAATATTTTAATTAATGCTGTAGGTTTTGGTGGAAATGCTGTTTCTGTTTTATTGACAAAATCGTAA
- the bioA gene encoding adenosylmethionine--8-amino-7-oxononanoate transaminase, translating to MKLQERDKKHLWHPLKQHQTHPESLAIVKAKGCILTDENGNEYIDAISSWYTCMFGHCNDFIIDKVHAQMQQLDQVMFSDFTHEPAIKLSENLIKILPKNQNRIFFNDNGSTAVEAGIKMALQYYFNLDEKRSTFIAFENGFHGDTFGAMSVSGLSVYNGPFEDFLMKVERIPTPNGKNQQEILAKLKEYTVNYKVAGFIYEPIIQGAAGMKIHDANGLNEILNFFKTNNILTIADEVMTGFGKTGSNFASDFIETKPDIICLSKALTGGLVPLAITSCTEKIYEAFLSNEMAKGFFHCHTYSANPIACTAANAAIELLQTNEIQQNIKEISVSHKKFEEHISKHPKVKTTRSQGVIFALDLDTKMARYGSLRDKLLAFFMERGVFLRPLGNTIYIQVPYVITKKELQKVYKTIEESLEIV from the coding sequence ATGAAACTTCAAGAAAGAGATAAAAAACACCTTTGGCATCCTTTAAAACAACACCAAACACATCCAGAAAGTTTAGCAATTGTAAAAGCAAAAGGTTGCATTTTAACCGATGAAAATGGCAACGAATATATAGATGCAATTTCTTCTTGGTACACGTGTATGTTTGGGCATTGTAACGATTTTATCATTGATAAAGTGCACGCCCAAATGCAACAATTAGATCAAGTAATGTTTAGCGATTTTACGCATGAACCTGCTATTAAATTATCAGAAAATCTCATTAAAATTTTACCAAAAAACCAGAATCGTATTTTTTTTAACGATAATGGTTCAACAGCTGTAGAAGCAGGAATTAAAATGGCTTTGCAATACTATTTTAATTTAGATGAAAAACGCAGCACATTTATCGCTTTCGAAAACGGATTTCATGGAGATACATTTGGAGCAATGAGTGTTTCTGGACTGTCTGTTTACAATGGTCCCTTCGAAGATTTTTTGATGAAAGTTGAACGAATTCCTACTCCAAATGGCAAAAATCAACAAGAAATTTTAGCAAAATTAAAAGAATATACAGTAAATTATAAAGTAGCAGGTTTTATTTATGAGCCAATAATTCAGGGAGCTGCAGGAATGAAAATTCACGATGCAAATGGTTTAAATGAGATTTTAAACTTCTTCAAAACCAATAATATCTTAACAATTGCAGACGAGGTAATGACAGGCTTTGGAAAAACAGGCAGCAATTTTGCATCCGATTTTATCGAAACAAAACCCGATATTATTTGTTTGAGTAAGGCTTTAACAGGAGGTTTGGTGCCTTTGGCAATTACGTCTTGTACAGAAAAAATTTACGAAGCTTTTTTGAGTAACGAAATGGCAAAAGGCTTCTTCCATTGTCATACCTATTCTGCAAATCCTATTGCGTGTACTGCTGCAAATGCTGCCATAGAATTGCTACAAACGAATGAAATTCAGCAAAATATCAAAGAAATATCAGTTTCGCATAAAAAATTTGAGGAACATATAAGTAAACACCCAAAAGTAAAAACTACACGTTCTCAAGGCGTTATTTTTGCGTTAGATTTAGATACAAAAATGGCACGTTATGGAAGTTTACGAGATAAATTATTGGCTTTTTTTATGGAAAGAGGCGTTTTTTTACGTCCTTTAGGAAACACAATTTACATTCAAGTGCCTTACGTAATTACCAAAAAAGAACTCCAAAAAGTCTACAAAACTATTGAAGAAAGTTTAGAGATTGTTTAG
- a CDS encoding pyridoxal phosphate-dependent aminotransferase family protein: MKLPKKLQDKLKIREENNSLRILKTPTNLVDFSSNDYLGFAKSSAIFDKTHQFLIDKNSKQNGATGSRLLSGNHNLYSEVESFLSDFHQTESATIFNSGYDANIGFFSAVPQRNDIILYDEFSHASIRDGIQLSNAKSFKFLHNDLENLEAMLKRPFDCAQGDNNVIYVVTESVFSMDGDSPDLVNLAKICKKYNAYLIVDEAHALGVFGKNGAGLVQDLNLQNDVFARIITFGKALGCHGAAILGIKDLQDYIVNFARSFIYTTGLSPHSLATIKIAYNEMLKQPFDCAQGDIFQQDNINLSENIHHFLEEVKRLKLDFIPSCSAIHCCIISGNENVKSISEKFKEKGFEVKAILSPTVPQNQERLRFCLHSYNSFEEISSVLNLLVIFTTTEINSALK, encoded by the coding sequence ATGAAACTGCCAAAAAAGTTACAAGATAAATTAAAAATTCGTGAAGAAAATAATTCTTTACGAATCTTAAAAACACCCACAAATTTAGTAGACTTTTCTTCTAATGATTATTTAGGGTTTGCAAAATCATCTGCCATATTTGATAAAACACATCAGTTTTTAATTGATAAAAATAGCAAACAAAATGGCGCAACTGGAAGTAGATTATTATCTGGAAATCATAATTTATATTCGGAAGTTGAAAGCTTTTTAAGTGATTTTCATCAAACAGAAAGCGCAACAATTTTTAACTCAGGGTATGATGCCAATATTGGCTTTTTCTCTGCTGTTCCTCAAAGAAACGATATTATTTTATATGATGAATTTTCTCATGCTTCTATAAGAGATGGCATTCAATTAAGCAATGCTAAATCTTTTAAGTTTTTACATAATGATTTAGAGAATTTAGAAGCGATGCTGAAACGACCTTTCGACTGCGCTCAAGGTGACAATAATGTAATTTATGTGGTTACAGAATCGGTTTTTTCTATGGATGGAGATTCGCCAGACTTGGTAAATCTTGCTAAAATCTGCAAAAAATATAACGCTTATTTAATTGTTGATGAAGCACATGCTCTTGGTGTTTTTGGTAAAAATGGTGCTGGACTTGTTCAAGATCTGAATTTGCAAAATGATGTTTTTGCAAGAATTATCACTTTTGGAAAAGCGTTAGGTTGTCATGGAGCCGCAATTTTAGGAATCAAAGATTTGCAAGATTATATAGTAAATTTTGCTCGAAGTTTTATTTATACCACTGGTTTGTCTCCTCATTCTTTGGCAACTATTAAAATTGCTTATAATGAGATGTTGAAACAACCTTTCGACTGCGCTCAAGGTGATATTTTTCAGCAAGACAACATAAATTTGTCTGAAAATATTCATCATTTTTTAGAAGAAGTAAAAAGATTAAAATTAGATTTTATACCAAGTTGTTCTGCAATTCATTGTTGTATTATTTCTGGAAATGAAAATGTAAAATCCATATCAGAAAAATTTAAAGAGAAAGGTTTTGAGGTAAAAGCAATTTTATCGCCAACAGTTCCTCAAAATCAAGAACGTCTTCGTTTTTGTTTGCATAGTTATAATTCATTCGAAGAAATAAGTAGCGTATTAAATCTATTAGTTATTTTTACTACTACTGAAATTAATTCAGCGTTAAAATAG
- the bioD gene encoding dethiobiotin synthase, producing MQKQYFITGISTEVGKTVAAAIVTEALKADYWKPVQAGELEDSDTHKVERFISNKKTVFHKNAYALKTPMSPHAAAEIDGIKVDFKKIQEPKTENHLVIEGAGGLLVPLNDTDTILDLIKPTYKVIVVSRHYLGSINHTLLTVNLLKAKGFEVAIIFSGDEHKSTESIIQKMTNVTILGRIDEEPYFDKNVIKEYADKFKELL from the coding sequence ATGCAAAAACAATATTTTATTACAGGAATTTCTACAGAAGTTGGCAAAACAGTTGCTGCAGCCATTGTTACTGAGGCTTTAAAAGCTGATTATTGGAAACCTGTTCAGGCTGGTGAATTAGAGGATTCTGACACGCATAAAGTAGAGCGATTTATATCGAACAAAAAAACAGTTTTTCATAAAAATGCCTATGCTTTAAAAACGCCAATGAGCCCTCATGCAGCAGCAGAAATTGATGGAATTAAAGTCGATTTTAAAAAAATTCAAGAACCGAAAACCGAGAATCATTTGGTTATAGAAGGTGCTGGGGGTTTGTTAGTCCCGTTAAATGATACTGATACAATTTTAGATTTGATAAAACCTACCTATAAAGTAATTGTGGTTTCTCGTCATTATTTAGGGAGCATCAACCATACATTATTAACTGTAAATTTATTGAAAGCTAAAGGTTTTGAAGTCGCTATTATTTTTTCTGGTGATGAACATAAATCCACAGAATCTATCATACAAAAAATGACAAATGTTACGATTTTAGGTAGAATTGACGAAGAACCTTATTTTGATAAAAATGTGATCAAAGAATATGCTGATAAATTTAAAGAATTATTGTAA
- a CDS encoding LexA family transcriptional regulator translates to MTISENLTFFTPDATSNNLATLIHCGISAGFPSVTEDIEGEKISLDDALIKNKDTTFYAKVKGQSMINAGLNHDDLLVIDRSLEATDKKIAVCYIDGEFTVKRLRVQNNEIWLQPENPDYPIINITEDNDFMIWGIVTNVIKKV, encoded by the coding sequence ATGACAATTTCTGAAAACCTTACTTTTTTTACACCAGATGCTACGTCTAACAACTTAGCAACTTTGATACATTGTGGCATTTCTGCCGGTTTTCCATCAGTTACAGAAGATATTGAAGGAGAAAAAATTTCTTTAGATGATGCCCTTATCAAAAATAAAGACACTACTTTTTACGCAAAAGTTAAAGGACAATCGATGATTAATGCTGGTTTAAATCATGATGATTTATTAGTAATTGATAGAAGTTTAGAAGCTACAGACAAAAAAATTGCTGTTTGTTATATTGATGGCGAATTTACCGTAAAACGCCTCCGAGTTCAAAATAACGAAATTTGGTTACAACCAGAAAATCCTGATTATCCTATTATCAACATTACAGAAGATAACGATTTTATGATTTGGGGAATTGTAACAAACGTGATTAAAAAAGTATAA
- a CDS encoding Bax inhibitor-1 family protein produces the protein MENTFENKTLLIESTDEVRVAFYKKTYAHVAGGVLLFVLFEYLLLQSDSIVEFMLSMTEGWRWLVMLGGFMLITSYAESTVLKTADKNIQYMAYALYVFAQALIFVPLLAIAIYYTESVDLIQQATIVTLGLFVGISSIVFITKKDFSFIKTGLTIGFFIAMGLIIAGTLFGFNLGLWFSVAMCLLAGGSILYQTSNLVNKFGTEDYIPASLGLFASLMLLFWYVLQIFMSRD, from the coding sequence ATGGAAAACACTTTTGAAAACAAAACTTTATTGATAGAATCTACAGATGAAGTTCGTGTAGCATTTTATAAGAAAACATATGCGCACGTTGCTGGAGGCGTTTTACTATTTGTACTTTTTGAATATTTATTACTACAAAGTGATTCGATTGTAGAATTTATGTTATCGATGACAGAAGGCTGGAGATGGCTTGTAATGTTGGGTGGTTTTATGTTGATTACTAGCTATGCAGAAAGTACGGTTTTAAAAACCGCTGATAAAAACATACAGTATATGGCTTATGCTTTATATGTTTTTGCGCAGGCACTTATTTTTGTTCCGCTTTTGGCAATTGCAATTTATTATACTGAAAGTGTAGATTTAATTCAGCAAGCTACAATTGTAACTTTAGGGTTATTTGTAGGAATTTCGAGCATTGTTTTTATCACAAAAAAAGATTTTTCTTTTATAAAAACAGGGTTAACAATCGGCTTTTTTATTGCTATGGGATTAATTATTGCTGGAACTTTGTTCGGTTTTAATTTAGGTTTGTGGTTTTCTGTTGCAATGTGTTTGCTGGCTGGGGGATCAATTTTATACCAAACTTCTAATTTGGTAAACAAATTCGGAACAGAAGATTATATTCCTGCTTCTTTGGGTTTATTTGCTTCTTTAATGCTACTATTTTGGTATGTTTTGCAAATCTTTATGTCTAGAGATTAA